The stretch of DNA CAACTGTCGTCCCCGCCGTACCAGCTACCTCTTCGACATCTACACTAATAGCTTCCTACCCATTGACACCAGCTGTCCCTTCTCCACCAGCACCGACTGCTTCTCCTCCATCATCATCAGCTGATCAAGCAGGGAATGTGGCCCCTCCACGAACTCCTGATCACAGGAGATTGGGGAATAACTATTCGTCACCTTCCCAAGATCCTCGTGGAAGGCGAAGCGCCACTCTTTCGGTTTTGAAGGAGTGTCATATTCTTTCAAAGCCGGTAGAGCTCGCCAATTATCTGAAGCCAGTGGCTTCATCGAAAGATTGGAAGAAGATGGACTCCCTTTCAGGGGAGTTCCTCATAAATAACAGCATGTACTGCTCGGGCACATGTAACAGtctcaatctttccatctttttccAATTTACATTTTGAAGTAATAACCTTGGTTTTATCCTATCTtcaggccaactttcttgcctcCGAGGTTCTGCAGAGGTTGATTCTGGATAAGCACGAGCTTGCTTCATAACGAGACCAACTGTTGGCCGAAAGGAATCACTTTGCTGAGCGCCTCCTGGTGCTGGAGGACAAGGTTGCTCAAATGGATGAGCTCGAGGACCGACTGCAACAGTCGGAGCAAGACAGGATGGCTCACAGCCAAGAAGTCGCCCAACTTCATAAAAATCTAAAGGAAGCAAAGGCTAAGTGGATGAAGCTTCATGATGCTGTTACTGCTGCTGCTGAACATGAATCAGCCTTCATGGAATAAGTTAGTAATTTAGAGGCTGGTTTGCATGCCAAAACTAAGGAGGCCCATGCTGGTGAGGAGAAGAGGGCCAAAATAGAAGAGAGGCTCAAGAGAGTAATGGAGCAAAACCGGCTTCACTCAACCACCATTGTTGAGCTTGATTCCTGACTTAACGCAATGAAGGCTGAAAATAAAGAGCTCCAGTTCAAAATTGACAAACTCCGATCAAAACTCCAGGACCAAGAAGATTCCCTCATTTTCGAGAAGACCTATGTTGTATATCATCTGAAGAGGAAGACTTTGTAAGAGGCCAAAGTAGGCATTGCCAACATTGATGATTGCATTACTAAAACCCGGGAATTGGAGTTAACTGCTCGTGAGAATATTCTTGATCGGCCCGCTGTAACTGACTTCTCGAATACTAGTTCTGAGTATTCGGGAATCGAAGGGGGGACCGAAGAAGATGAAGGCCCCGAACCGGCAGTGGACCTCCCTTCTTCTACCGGGAGAAATGAATACCCTTCTCTCCCTTTGGGTTCTAGCAGCAAAGAATAATgtataatattttcttttatcttttgtaATTATGCCAAAACGTTTTACTAAGTTTGGCACTTTTATaaataaaagaattttttttgcTTAAATGTTGTGCAAAAATATCCTTTTCACGTTCAGTTGATAGAGCTTTTGATATATTTTTTTCATCCGATAGCTTTTGattccaggcataaattcttccaGGACctaccctttactatgagggtttcataagagagtgCCCTTAGGTTTATAGTGCTCTTGAAGAAGATGTCTCATGTTCATTCAGgtacaagcatttgaagtttttgttaactttcaaatgataaaataaattaactcatcatttggacaagaaataagataaaaagctTTATCCCtctatctttaaaagtacataGGCATTCATTTACTTAAGTAAATAAAGTTGTCAATatatgtggctaacttgtacaacttatttctaaaGAGCTGATCATGCAGTCTCCAGTCCTAATAAGACATTGATCCATGTTCTAGTAGTCCCCGATTTTCGTGGCACTCTTGGTGCCGTATCATGTATTACTCCCCCCAATGTTTGAATGCTTAGTATGAGAATTCGAACACTGAAAGTCTTGCATTTACCGAAGGTCATTTTTTCATTTATTTTGCTGCTCCATTGGTGGAGACAACTTGTGAACAGTTAAATAATTTGTTTCGGGAGGCGAGATTTTCCATCAaaccaaagattatttaaccatccacAAGCTGGTTGCCACGCAAATTTTAGTGCCTTGATATTGAAGGTCTTGCTTTTGCCGATGATCCtcccttcgtagtatgctttacgTTGCTGCCTCGGtaaaaaccttaccagaaaaactcgattgggacaaaaactggacgaaggaaaaaagagCGTAGCGCATACTTTCAATACCAGCAAGGATCTTCAACGATAGTGTCgtttgaggtgagtcacgttgCAGTTACTTGGTagtttgactccatcttgattttccaattcATATGATCCTTTACGAATCCGGTAAGGACCTTCCCACATTGGTCCCAGCTTCCCGGCGTTGACTTCTTGAGTACTTTGAGTAGCCTTCCTTAGAACCAgatctcccactttgaaataacggagattCACCATGTGATTGTAAAATCCTTCTATCCTTTGCTTTTGGGCCACCATTCTCACGTATGACATGTCCATGTGTTCTTTAAGCAAGTCTAGCTTTAGCAGTAATGCTTCATTGTTTGATTCTTCGTTCTCTTGGGAATACCTCAAAGTCGGCTCCCCCACTTCCACCGGTATTAGAGAATTTGAGCCGTATATGAGAGAAAAGGGTGTTTCACTCGTGCTCAACTTCGCCATGGTCCGATATTCCCACAACACACCTGGTAGCTCATCTGGCCATTTGCCCTTAACATCTTCTAACGTTTTTTAAGGTTTTGAATGACTATCTTGTTGGTTGACTCTGCCTTTCCCTTAGCACTTGGGTGATATAGTGAAAAAGTAATTCATTTGATCTTTAGCCCTTCTAACAACTTTGTGACTTTTAAACCTAAGAACTGCAACCCGTTTTCACAAGCAATCTCCTTCGGTATTCCAAATCGGCagattatgtggtcccatatgaaaTCAATCACTTCGCAATCTCTGATATTTTGATAAGGacatgcttcaacccatttggtgaagtaatcagttaaaactaaaaggaaTCTTACCTTTCGGGGTCCCGGTGGTAAAGGATCAACTTTGTCCATcctccatttcatgaatggccacggcgACACCACCGAATGCAAAAGTTTTGCTGGTTGATGCACTAATTGTGCATGACGTTGATATTTGTCGCACTTTTGTACGAATGTCCTTGCGCCCTGTTCCATCCGGGGCTAGTAATAGTCAGCCCTAACTAATTTGAGAACTATCGAGTCTGCACTGGAGTGGTTTTCGCAAACTCtttcgtggacttctctcatcACGAAGTCTGCCTCCGAGGCCCCTAAACACCGAGCCAATGGTCTTTGGAACAATCTCCTGTATAACTGTCCATCAACAAGACTGTAGCGAGCTGCTTTGGTCTACAATGCGCGGGATGCTTTTGGGTCTTCAAGTAACTTACCATGTCTGAGATATTCAATAAACTCGTTTCTCTAGTCCCAAGTTAAGTTGGTTGAATTTAACTCGCAGTGGCCGTCTACATCTAACACTGAATGCAACAATTGGATGACCATACCGTAATAGGATCATTTCATCTCCGTGGACGACCCCAAATTAGCCCAATGTGTCTGCTTCCATATTTTCCCCCATCGGAATGTGAACGATCGACCATTCTCTGAATCGTGCAAGTAACGCTTGAACCTTGTTCAAGTACTATTGCATGCATTCCTCCTTTGTGTCGAAAATCCCATACACTTGGTTTACCACCAGTTGGGAATCACACTTTATCTCGATGACCTCAGAACCTAGTCCTCGACCTAGTTTAATTCCTGCAACCAAATCTTCGTACTCGACTTCATTATTAGTTAACGGTACAGTTCTAGTGGTCTGCCTTAGGGTTCCCCCAGGGCGTGATTAGAACTACCCCGAGATCGGACCCTTTTAAATTAGACGCTTCATTCGTAAATAAGGTCTAAACTCTCGATGTCATTCCCGACACCAGCACTGCTTCCTTAGCATCCAAAGGCATTAACCCCAGACTGAAGtaggccacgaagtcagccaaaacttgtgacttgattGCAGTCCTAAGTTCGTACTCAATGTCGAATTCGCTAACTTTGACTGCCTATTCAGATAAAGGGCCTGATAACTCAGGCTTATGAAGGACATTCCTTAAGGGAAAGGTTGTCACAATGGCTATTGGGTGGCACTAAAAGTAAGGCCTAAACTTTCGAGAagcaactacgagagctaaggttGACTTTCCTAGGTGAGGATATCATGTCTCCGCTCCTGATATTATTTTACTAATGTAATAAATATGAAACTGCATACCTTTTTCTTCTCGGACCAGAAcgacacttaccgctacttccgaTATCGCTAAATAAACTAGCAGATGTTCACCTTCCCCACAACAACGGAGGGCTGGACATGTACCTTTTTAGGTCCTCCAACGTCCGTTGGCCTTCTGGAGTCCACACGAAGTCATTCTTCTTTTATAAAAGAGAAAAGAAGTGGTGGCATTTCTCTGAGGACCTTGATATGAACCTGCTTGGAGCAGCCAACCTGGCGGTCAACCTCTGCATTTCTTTTACGCTAGTTAGATGGCCCGGGATGTCCTCAATGACTTTGATTTTGTCAGGGTTTACTTCAATTCCTCTTTGTAAGACTAGAAACCCCAAGAATTTACTGGAGCTAACCCCAAAGGCACATTTCTCCAGGTTGagtttcatattgtattttcttAGAATGTCGAAAGTCTCTTGGAGATGTTTCAGATGATATCCTGTATTTAAAGACTTAACTAACATTTCAACAATGTATACTTTCATCGTTTTACCTATTTGCTTTTTAAACATCTTATTAACGAGATTCTGGTAAGTGGCTCCAACGTTTTTAAgaaaggcatcacattgtagcaatatgtgccaaagtttatgataaaagaagttttttcctgatcttccgggttcatcctaatctgattatacccggagtaatgtcacgaccccaaattatccctccgtaaggtgtcgtgatggcacctagtctttacgactaggtaagcctaatattgctaaaaatataaagaaacacaacattttaaagataaacaacatattataaatagccaagagtagtaccactcgacatatacaaaataatttcccaagacccggaatattactaagtcacaagctgatataatctatgtagctctatacaaaagtctgaagataataaggaaaatctctagacgagggaatagaaggggactccgaagatctgtggatgcaagcagaggtaccttgaagtctcctagaatcagcagcacgtactaaccccgaggctgatagctcgcacctagatctgcacatgaaaacatgtgcaaggaagggcatgagtataccataatggtacccagtaagtgccaagcctaacctcggtcgagtagtaatgaggtcaggtcaaggccctactagagtaaatataataaattaaacggtaaaagatataagtagaatttacggtaacacagttaaagaaattcttgaaaatttaacagttaagggagccctcagctcaaaacaaggtaaacacagtggaaaatctctcgggataccgtctcgtagtttcaaatgaatatgcagtacagggggatctcccggaatacgtccgtagtcccaaagtaaatatacagtacaaaggggatctctcggaatacgtctgtggccccaatttaaatatgcaatgcaagatgaaatggcaggtatggcatcgagttatacagtttatactggacacagataaggcaaataaggacttaactacacatgacgcacagaatgacaattaggcagttaaaacatgtaagcatgcttttctagtctaaactacacaattaaacatattagtacaattagtAAGAGAagaaatttatgatttaaaaaggttaaacatgatttttgcaataatagctcgtgtacatactcgtcacctcacgtacacggcgcccacacaccaaataatatcaagatatcttaaagggaaagtccccaacacaaggttaggcaagccacttacctcgaaccgctcaaatcaacttgatatcacgttcttgccatgagtatccgactccaaatggtccgaatctattcaaaacagtacaataccatcaatacgcgctaatggaataaatcccacaagaaaaactacaaaattaggccaaaacccgaaattggctcaaacccagccccccgggcccacgtctcgaaatccgacaaaattcacgaaactagaaagctcattcactcacgagtctaaccatatcaaatttactaaaatccgacagcaaatggtcctccaatccacaattcaaactcccaaatccctattctccaacttctaatttccaccttaaatacacattaactaggtgggaaaatatatggcaaggcaagattattgaccaaaaataagcacaaggaacttacctcaagaaatgcctcgaaaatgctctcaaaactcgccccaacccgagtttgcaaagccaaaaatgataaaaatcgcgaagcccttcggttttaatcactgtccaggtatttccgcacctgcggaacctgggctcgcacctgcgggtgcgcttatgTGGAAAAACGTGTGCAtttgcgcaactcacttaccctctctgtcttcgcatctgcgacgaaagggccacatctgcgcactcgcgcctgcggagtcccttccgcttctgcgcatcttgcgcatgtgcgaacatccttgcgcatttgtgggcatcgcagatgcggaaactttCTCGCACCTATGatcccaggccaactctcgatttatcgcatctgcgcttccagttcgcatgtgcggctcgcgcacctgcggtctcttttacgcaggtgcaaaaacaccagaaccagcaaagttcagaaattcctctaagtccaagttttcacccgttaagcatccgaaacacacccgaggtccccgggacttcaaccaaacataccaaccaatcctaaaacaccttacgaacttagtcgagctctcaaatcccatcaaacaatgcaaaaatcacgaatcaccctccaattcaattttAATGAACTtgcaacttcaaaattctacgaccgatgtcgaaacctatcaaatcacgtctgattgacctcgaattttgcgcacaagtcataatcaacattacgaacctacagccactttcggaattccattccgagctcgatatcaaaatttccactatcggccaaaATCACCGAAAAACTAGCTTCCGCCAATTCAATCCTAAATCTGCTACAGATccccaaaacacattctggacgcgctcctaaccccaaaatcactcaacggagctaaaggagttgacggaattccattccggatccgtcttcacacagttccgactacggtccaaatcctaaggcttaagctctcatttggggactaagtgtcccaaaacactccgaaactcaaaaccaatcatcccggcaagtcacaatagcagaaaaacatTTAGGAAAAGTAgctaataggggatcggggctattactctcaaaatgaccggtcgggtcgttacatcctccccctcttaaaacaattgttcgtcctcgaacgagtataaagacatacctgaaactgtgaaaagatgagggtactggctgcgcatatcctgctcggtctcccaagtcgtctcctcgaccggatgacccctccactggacctttactgaagcaatattctttgacctgagctttctgacctgcctgtccaaaatggctactggctcctcaacataagatagatctttgtccaattggacagagctgaaatccaatacatgagttgGATCActatgatactttcggagcatagacacgtggaataccgggtgaactcctgctaggttgGGAgtcaaggcaagcttataagcaacctccccaactcgccgcaatatctcaaaaggaccaatgaacctcggactcagcttgcccttcttcccgaacctcatgacacccttcataggcgatacccgaagcaagacccgctcaccaaccataaacgccaaatcacgaaccttacggtctgcataactcttctgcctggactgggctatgcgaagtctctcctgaatcaccttcaccttatccagggcatcctggaccaaatctgtacccaacaatcgagcctcgccctgctcaaaccatcccattggggaccggcaccgcctaccatacaaagcctcatacggtgccatctgaatgctggactggtaactattattgtaagcgaactctgcaagtggcaagtatcggtcccataaccctccaaactccatcacacaggcatggagcatatccttaagaatctgaattgtgcgctcggactgcccgtccgtctgagggtgaaaggctatgctcaactccaccctagtacccaactcctgctgtatggctctccaaaaccgtgatgtgaattgtatacctctgtctgaaat from Nicotiana tomentosiformis chromosome 11, ASM39032v3, whole genome shotgun sequence encodes:
- the LOC138900674 gene encoding uncharacterized protein, with the translated sequence QSRQKSYADRKVRDLAFMVGERVLLRVSPMKGVMRFGKKGKLSPRFIGPFEILRRVGEVAYKLALTPNLAGVHPVFHVSMLRKYHSDPTHVLDFSSVQLDKDLSYVEEPVAILDRQVRKLRSKNIASVKVQWRGHPVEETTWETEQDMRSQYPH